From a single Polyangium spumosum genomic region:
- a CDS encoding AAA family ATPase: MDLTGYGLGDVAYEGSETRVYRGVHLASGARVAIKVPLTDAPNPRVLGRLVHEHQVLRHLAAVVGVARVQAFEQRGGTAALVLEDPGFRSVDQVLAKQGRLPVAAGLRFGRRLARVLEGVHAAGVMHKDVKPQNVLLDDTYEQVTLLDFGIASLLSQEATEASIPEALDGTLAYISPEQTGRTARALDTRTDLYSLGVTLFEVLSGRRPFTDRDPLSLVHAHLAKTPPPLDTVAPEVPSAVSAIVSKLLAKDPDRRYQTARGVAEDLEDALRMLHERGAVEPFSLGKKDFSRKLRLPQVLVGRERDVERVGESFARAARGTAELLLVGGPSGIGKTALVRTVYHDIAKAGRGLLIAGKHDQLARSTPYAAIAQAFGGLMRQWLSSPKTVLETWRARIRDEVGDNARLIADVVPELDLVMGKLPPVPPVEGEQVLNRQKLTWLNFVRAVTTPNPPLVMFLDDMQWADSATLIILQTLLTDVERKSLLVIAAYRDNETPPEHPLWKLVEATETSEAKVSRLTVGPLSEEQVQKWLSRTLESEPSRVEPLARVQWQKTRGNPFFLEQLLLSLHRQKHVVRDPESGEWRWNQADLERAQVTDNVVALLTDKVREMPDSTQQLLGLAACAGHTFHLQDLERLSGWERARVTGALWPALQEELVVPVDGAYRPAQALGAVGEGALDASYRFLHDRVQQASYERISPEQRILAHLEIGRRLWARYRAEGGTAPQLLELVRHMNQGSARITSTAERNDVARVNLEAARVAKAASSYRLMASLLESAQALLGERTAPEEKALSVEIALEHLEAAYLLRAFDDVEARALDLLASPLPAVPWLSAQEIRVRCCLATGRYARGIELGIAALAERGFTFPDTDEACLPALLEESAALDRWLEQDLDAFDRMPPERSLEHRLIDALMTQAQLCSIYGGRPMLYTLIIVRLVSEAVRRGALTPAATLMISSFCNVWSVATGMYRRVLRWVEPGVRAAERVGSPMLPECLVLLGIYMVYSRPVDETAALYERAITGGLKIGSFTGTSWGLLSEILYYRVWRGMPLAELDAQCKGRWDLVQRAADAVGRHHYETSASYCEVLMSPDGAAKLLMDEPLPRGSRSLLADGDGFTGGLARTLEAYLFCVTGRWERALSRAREADQSRADILGMPPVTDIPLFLALAAAKCWRDGADAEEQARLREHMEHGLERLRYFAEGCPANFLHKLRLVEAEYARVLGETEEAIVKYDEAIELAREQRFMHIEALSTQLAAEFRLQMGKSHIGGLYMREARDAYARWGAVNVVAHLSAKYPTLLRAPVERAATTTSVTTSDASVGANFDVNTAVRAAQALSSELDPERVVGRLMGLLLENAGAQRGALVLSQGEALSVVARLSVEGARIETGLSEPLGQSQDVPATVVQYAARTGEPVVAGDARTEARFASDPYFASRGVLALLALPLAHRGRLVGVLYLEHRDVPSAFPPARVELLSVLASQAAIAVENAMLYRDLEAKIKERTAELRIAKDAADRANRAKSDFLSSMSHELRTPLNGILGYAQVLSRAPELSPKSRDGVQTIKKSGEHLLSLLEDLLDLAKIEAGKMELVSKRFDLDASVRTVVDLCRVRADQKGIAFTQAIRARTMSAVHGDEKRLTQVLLNLVSNAIKFTERGSVSLVIDELGRPEGRITLRFRVEDTGPGIASEHLSRIFDPFEQVGDHKAKGAGTGLGLGITKRIVDQMGGTIEVESELGRGSAFTVTLTLAEAPPAFASADMALGWDTITGYRGERRTILVVDDNPQNRALVSDLLVPIGFEVVEAEDGEAALRLAKERRPALVLMDLAMPGMDGHEATRRLRQMPELGEIVILVSSARVSKIEPQESVRAGWNDCLHKPVQASALFEKIQRFLGVEWIHAEEKAPGARVSGPLVPPAAEELALLSQLVTSGRVRRVMAEAARMEQDDPRLHPWLEQLRGLVRTYQLRKLQDFVDSYAVGTTAPDVSG, translated from the coding sequence ATGGATCTGACGGGGTATGGCTTGGGGGATGTCGCTTACGAGGGAAGCGAGACACGCGTCTATCGGGGGGTGCATCTTGCCTCGGGCGCGAGGGTGGCGATCAAGGTCCCGCTGACCGACGCGCCAAACCCGCGCGTGCTGGGGCGGCTGGTTCACGAGCATCAAGTGCTTCGGCACCTCGCGGCCGTGGTCGGCGTGGCGCGCGTGCAGGCATTCGAGCAGCGGGGCGGCACGGCGGCGCTGGTGCTCGAAGACCCCGGATTTCGCTCGGTCGATCAGGTGCTCGCCAAGCAGGGTCGTTTGCCGGTGGCGGCCGGGCTGCGGTTCGGGCGACGCCTCGCGCGGGTGCTCGAGGGCGTGCATGCCGCCGGTGTGATGCACAAGGACGTCAAACCGCAGAATGTGCTCCTGGATGACACGTACGAGCAGGTCACCCTGCTCGATTTCGGCATCGCCTCGCTGCTGTCGCAGGAGGCGACCGAGGCGAGCATTCCCGAAGCGCTGGACGGGACCCTGGCGTATATTTCGCCGGAGCAGACGGGCCGCACGGCGCGCGCGCTCGATACGCGCACGGACCTCTATTCGCTGGGCGTGACGCTCTTCGAGGTGCTGTCGGGGCGGCGGCCCTTCACGGACCGCGACCCGCTCTCGCTGGTGCACGCGCACCTGGCCAAGACCCCGCCTCCGCTCGATACGGTCGCGCCGGAGGTGCCGAGCGCCGTGTCGGCGATCGTATCGAAGCTCCTCGCGAAGGATCCCGACCGGCGGTACCAGACGGCGAGAGGCGTGGCCGAGGATCTGGAGGACGCGCTCCGCATGCTCCACGAGCGTGGCGCGGTGGAGCCCTTCTCCCTTGGAAAGAAGGACTTCTCACGGAAGCTGCGGCTACCGCAGGTGCTCGTGGGGCGAGAACGGGACGTCGAGCGTGTAGGCGAGTCGTTTGCCCGCGCAGCGCGGGGCACGGCGGAGCTCTTGCTCGTCGGCGGCCCCTCGGGCATTGGTAAAACGGCGCTGGTGCGCACGGTCTACCACGACATCGCGAAGGCGGGGCGCGGCCTCTTGATTGCAGGCAAACACGACCAGCTCGCGCGGTCGACGCCATACGCAGCGATCGCCCAGGCGTTCGGGGGGCTGATGCGCCAATGGCTCTCGAGCCCGAAGACGGTCCTCGAGACCTGGCGAGCTCGGATCCGGGACGAGGTCGGGGACAACGCGCGGCTGATCGCGGACGTGGTGCCGGAGCTCGACCTCGTCATGGGCAAGTTGCCGCCGGTGCCGCCCGTGGAGGGTGAGCAGGTACTCAATCGGCAGAAGCTGACGTGGCTGAACTTCGTTCGAGCCGTCACGACACCGAACCCGCCGCTCGTCATGTTCCTGGACGACATGCAGTGGGCAGACAGCGCCACGCTGATCATCCTGCAGACGCTGCTGACGGACGTGGAGCGAAAGTCGCTGCTGGTGATCGCAGCATACCGTGACAACGAGACACCGCCCGAGCATCCGTTGTGGAAGCTCGTGGAGGCCACGGAGACGAGCGAGGCCAAGGTGTCGAGGCTGACGGTGGGCCCCCTGTCGGAAGAGCAGGTGCAAAAGTGGCTCTCACGCACGCTCGAGAGCGAGCCGAGCCGCGTGGAGCCGCTGGCGCGTGTGCAATGGCAAAAGACACGCGGAAATCCGTTCTTTCTGGAGCAACTGCTGCTCTCCCTCCACCGGCAGAAGCACGTGGTGAGGGACCCGGAGAGCGGCGAGTGGCGCTGGAATCAAGCGGACCTGGAGCGAGCGCAGGTCACCGATAACGTGGTGGCGCTCCTGACGGACAAGGTGCGAGAAATGCCCGATTCCACGCAGCAGCTTCTGGGGCTCGCGGCGTGCGCGGGGCATACGTTCCATCTCCAGGATCTGGAGCGATTGAGCGGATGGGAGCGCGCCCGGGTGACGGGGGCGTTATGGCCTGCGCTGCAGGAGGAGCTCGTCGTGCCGGTCGACGGGGCCTATCGCCCCGCGCAGGCGCTCGGCGCGGTCGGCGAGGGAGCGCTGGACGCTTCGTACCGGTTCTTGCACGACCGCGTGCAGCAGGCGAGCTACGAGCGGATCTCGCCGGAGCAGCGCATCCTCGCGCACCTCGAGATTGGCCGGCGGCTCTGGGCGCGGTATCGAGCCGAAGGGGGCACGGCTCCGCAACTCCTGGAGCTCGTGCGGCACATGAACCAGGGCTCGGCGCGGATCACCTCCACGGCCGAGCGCAACGACGTCGCGCGGGTGAACCTGGAGGCCGCTCGTGTCGCGAAGGCGGCGAGCTCCTACCGACTGATGGCCAGCCTGCTGGAGAGCGCGCAGGCGCTCCTCGGCGAGCGAACCGCCCCGGAGGAGAAAGCGCTCTCGGTGGAGATTGCGCTGGAGCACCTGGAGGCGGCCTACCTGCTCCGTGCATTCGACGACGTGGAAGCGCGCGCCCTCGACTTGCTCGCGAGTCCACTCCCGGCGGTGCCTTGGTTATCGGCGCAGGAGATCCGCGTCCGCTGCTGCCTGGCGACGGGCCGGTACGCGCGGGGAATCGAGCTCGGCATCGCGGCGCTCGCGGAGCGGGGTTTCACCTTCCCCGACACGGACGAGGCGTGTCTGCCGGCGCTCCTCGAGGAGTCCGCCGCGCTGGATCGATGGCTGGAGCAGGACCTCGACGCGTTCGATCGAATGCCGCCCGAGCGGTCCCTGGAGCACCGGCTCATCGATGCCCTGATGACGCAGGCGCAGCTCTGCTCGATCTACGGCGGCCGGCCGATGCTTTACACGCTCATCATCGTTCGCCTGGTCTCCGAGGCGGTGCGACGGGGAGCCCTCACGCCGGCCGCCACTCTCATGATCAGCAGCTTCTGCAATGTGTGGTCGGTGGCCACGGGCATGTATCGCCGCGTCTTGCGCTGGGTCGAGCCCGGGGTACGCGCCGCGGAGCGCGTGGGGTCCCCGATGCTCCCCGAGTGCCTGGTGCTGCTCGGTATCTACATGGTCTACTCCAGGCCTGTCGACGAGACGGCTGCCCTCTACGAACGAGCCATCACGGGCGGCCTGAAGATCGGCTCGTTCACGGGCACGAGCTGGGGCCTCCTGTCCGAGATTCTCTATTACCGCGTCTGGCGCGGCATGCCGCTCGCCGAGCTCGACGCGCAGTGCAAGGGTCGCTGGGACCTCGTGCAACGCGCGGCGGACGCCGTGGGAAGGCACCACTACGAGACGAGCGCGTCCTATTGTGAAGTGCTGATGAGCCCTGACGGCGCGGCAAAACTCCTGATGGACGAGCCGCTGCCGCGAGGTTCGCGCTCCCTCCTGGCTGACGGGGACGGGTTCACGGGAGGGCTCGCTCGTACCTTGGAGGCTTATCTGTTCTGCGTCACCGGCAGGTGGGAGCGGGCGCTGTCGCGGGCGCGGGAGGCAGACCAATCTCGTGCAGACATCCTCGGCATGCCGCCCGTAACGGACATCCCGCTCTTCCTCGCGCTCGCGGCGGCGAAGTGCTGGCGAGACGGCGCCGACGCCGAGGAGCAGGCGCGGCTGCGGGAGCACATGGAGCACGGGCTCGAGCGGCTGCGTTACTTCGCGGAGGGCTGCCCGGCGAACTTCCTCCACAAGCTGCGCCTCGTCGAGGCCGAATACGCCCGCGTCCTCGGCGAGACCGAGGAGGCGATCGTCAAGTACGACGAGGCCATCGAGCTCGCGCGCGAGCAGCGCTTCATGCACATCGAGGCGCTCTCGACCCAGCTCGCCGCCGAGTTCCGCCTGCAGATGGGCAAGAGCCATATCGGCGGCCTGTACATGCGCGAGGCTCGCGACGCCTACGCGCGCTGGGGCGCGGTCAACGTGGTCGCCCATCTGAGCGCGAAATACCCGACCTTGCTCAGGGCGCCTGTCGAGCGCGCGGCCACGACGACGTCGGTCACGACGTCGGACGCATCGGTGGGCGCGAATTTCGACGTGAACACCGCGGTGCGCGCGGCGCAAGCGCTCTCGAGCGAGCTCGACCCGGAGCGCGTGGTGGGCCGGCTGATGGGGCTCTTGCTGGAGAATGCGGGGGCGCAGCGCGGCGCCCTCGTTCTCAGCCAAGGGGAGGCGCTCTCCGTCGTGGCGCGGCTGTCGGTGGAGGGGGCTCGTATCGAGACGGGTCTGTCGGAGCCGCTCGGGCAGAGCCAGGACGTACCGGCGACCGTGGTGCAATACGCGGCCCGCACGGGCGAGCCGGTGGTGGCGGGTGACGCCCGGACCGAGGCGCGCTTCGCCAGCGACCCCTATTTCGCGTCGCGCGGGGTGCTCGCGCTCCTGGCGCTGCCGCTGGCCCACAGAGGCCGCCTCGTGGGCGTGCTCTACCTCGAGCACCGCGACGTGCCGTCGGCGTTCCCTCCCGCGCGCGTGGAGCTCTTGTCGGTGCTGGCCTCGCAGGCGGCCATCGCCGTCGAGAACGCCATGCTGTACCGGGACCTCGAGGCCAAGATCAAGGAGCGCACAGCCGAGCTTCGGATCGCCAAGGACGCGGCCGATCGGGCGAACCGGGCGAAGAGCGATTTCCTCTCGAGCATGAGCCACGAGCTGCGCACGCCGCTCAACGGCATCCTCGGTTATGCCCAGGTCCTCTCGCGCGCGCCCGAGCTCTCCCCGAAGAGCCGTGACGGGGTGCAGACCATCAAGAAGTCGGGCGAGCACCTCCTCTCCTTGCTGGAAGACCTGCTGGACCTCGCGAAGATCGAGGCTGGCAAGATGGAGCTCGTTTCGAAGAGGTTCGACCTCGACGCCTCGGTGCGCACGGTGGTGGATCTGTGTCGCGTGCGCGCAGACCAGAAGGGCATCGCCTTCACCCAGGCGATCCGCGCGCGCACGATGTCTGCGGTCCATGGCGACGAGAAGCGCCTGACGCAGGTGCTCCTGAACCTCGTGAGCAACGCCATCAAGTTCACCGAGCGAGGGAGCGTGAGCCTCGTCATCGACGAGCTCGGCCGGCCCGAGGGGAGGATCACCCTGCGGTTCCGGGTCGAGGATACGGGCCCCGGGATTGCCTCGGAGCACCTCTCGCGTATCTTCGATCCTTTCGAGCAGGTCGGCGATCACAAGGCGAAGGGCGCCGGCACTGGGCTCGGGCTCGGCATCACGAAGCGGATCGTCGACCAGATGGGCGGCACGATCGAGGTCGAGAGTGAGCTCGGCCGAGGCAGCGCCTTCACGGTGACGCTCACGCTCGCGGAGGCGCCGCCCGCTTTCGCGAGCGCCGACATGGCCCTCGGCTGGGACACCATCACGGGGTATCGAGGAGAGCGCCGCACGATCCTCGTCGTGGACGACAACCCGCAGAACCGTGCCCTGGTGAGCGATCTGCTGGTCCCCATCGGCTTCGAGGTCGTCGAGGCCGAGGACGGTGAGGCGGCGCTCCGGCTGGCCAAGGAGCGAAGGCCGGCGCTCGTCTTGATGGACCTGGCCATGCCGGGCATGGACGGCCATGAAGCCACGCGCCGCCTGCGGCAGATGCCCGAGCTCGGCGAAATCGTGATCCTGGTCTCGTCGGCGAGGGTATCCAAGATCGAACCACAAGAGAGCGTCCGCGCCGGTTGGAACGATTGTTTGCACAAGCCCGTGCAAGCGAGCGCGCTCTTCGAGAAGATCCAGCGCTTCCTCGGCGTGGAATGGATTCACGCCGAGGAG